Genomic DNA from Vallitalea longa:
TGAACCAATAATGGAAGAATTCCAAGGAATAACCCAGACATCACAAGTATACTTAGACAATCAGGTAGCACAACGCAATGGACAATTAAGCATTGTATGGGATTACATTCAAGACATATTTGAAGAAGAAACAATAGAAATGATGTTCAGACAATATGTAGAAGTAATACAAAGCATCATAAACAAGAAAGAATACACATTCAACATAAAAGAAGAAGACCAAAACTCAATAAACCAATACAACGACACTCAGAAAGAAATAGAAGAAACCACACTTATAGAACTAATAAAAAGACAGATGACAAAAACACCAGAAAAGGTTGCC
This window encodes:
- a CDS encoding AMP-binding protein, translating into EPIMEEFQGITQTSQVYLDNQVAQRNGQLSIVWDYIQDIFEEETIEMMFRQYVEVIQSIINKKEYTFNIKEEDQNSINQYNDTQKEIEETTLIELIKRQMTKTPEKVAIQDKEEQLTYSELDRCSNQVAAYLIQEGVEKGDAVAVIASRDIA